A part of Streptomyces sp. NBC_00557 genomic DNA contains:
- the mftE gene encoding mycofactocin biosynthesis peptidyl-dipeptidase MftE: MPAEPAPAAAATAPGTSATAGPGTRLADLAWPDLTDRGPLVLLPLGSCEQHGPHLPLDTDTAVAAAVAGRAAGLLQGEADVLVAPAQSYGASGEHEGFPGTVSLGHDALRLLVTEIGRSMLRWAGRLLVVNGHGGNLVSLADAVTGLRGESRDVAWWPCLPPGSDAHAGRTETSMMLRLRRSAVREERAVAGPTDPVHLLMDRLVTESVRGVSPSGVLGDPSGARASEGERLLDRMADRLAADIRAWRVSGRGRLGSPEQRPVPVPAGAGR, from the coding sequence ATGCCGGCCGAGCCCGCCCCGGCCGCGGCGGCCACGGCACCGGGAACGTCGGCGACGGCCGGGCCGGGGACCCGGCTCGCCGACCTCGCCTGGCCGGACCTCACCGACCGCGGCCCCCTCGTGCTGCTGCCCCTCGGCTCCTGCGAACAGCACGGCCCGCACCTCCCGCTGGACACCGACACCGCCGTGGCCGCGGCGGTCGCCGGGCGGGCCGCCGGCCTGCTGCAGGGCGAGGCGGACGTACTGGTGGCGCCGGCTCAGTCGTACGGGGCCAGCGGCGAGCACGAGGGGTTCCCCGGCACGGTGTCCCTCGGCCACGACGCGCTGCGCCTGCTCGTCACGGAGATCGGCCGCTCGATGCTGCGCTGGGCGGGCCGACTGCTCGTGGTGAACGGTCACGGCGGCAACCTGGTGAGCCTGGCCGACGCGGTGACCGGGCTGCGCGGCGAGAGCCGGGACGTCGCCTGGTGGCCCTGTCTGCCGCCGGGCTCCGACGCCCACGCGGGCCGTACCGAGACCTCGATGATGCTGCGGCTGCGGCGTTCGGCCGTCCGCGAGGAGCGGGCCGTCGCCGGACCCACCGACCCCGTCCACCTGCTGATGGACCGGCTCGTCACCGAATCCGTCCGAGGAGTCAGCCCGTCCGGAGTCCTGGGCGACCCCTCCGGGGCCCGCGCGAGCGAGGGCGAACGGCTCCTCGACCGTATGGCGGACCGCCTCGCCGCCGACATCCGGGCCTGGCGGGTCTCGGGGCGGGGCCGGCTCGGCTCGCCCGAACAGCGGCCCGTCCCCGTGCCCGCGGGAGCCGGGCGATGA
- a CDS encoding mycofactocin-coupled SDR family oxidoreductase — translation MTGPRVAVVTGAARGIGAATVAALARGGWAVVAVDRCADDPDVPYPLAGPAQLDALDREFPLVRTMRADVRDEAALHTAVETAEREFGGLDAAVAAAAVMLGGGPVWEQTDTQWRTLLDVDVMGVAHLARAAVPALLRRPRPRTGRFVALASAAAHRGLWGLGAYCAAKHAVVGLVRGLACDLRDTGVNAVAVSPGSTRTDMLRATADLYELPEVDKLAEQQLTGRPLEPEEVAAVVTWACSADSLAVTGSVLHADGGFTA, via the coding sequence ATGACCGGCCCCAGGGTCGCCGTGGTCACCGGCGCCGCCCGGGGCATCGGGGCGGCGACCGTGGCCGCGCTGGCCCGCGGCGGCTGGGCGGTGGTCGCCGTGGACCGCTGCGCCGACGACCCCGACGTGCCCTACCCCCTGGCCGGGCCCGCGCAACTCGACGCCCTGGACCGCGAGTTCCCGCTGGTCCGCACGATGCGCGCCGACGTCCGCGACGAGGCCGCGCTGCACACCGCCGTCGAGACGGCCGAGCGCGAGTTCGGCGGTCTCGACGCCGCCGTGGCCGCGGCGGCCGTCATGCTCGGCGGCGGCCCGGTGTGGGAACAGACCGACACGCAGTGGCGCACGCTGCTCGACGTGGACGTCATGGGCGTCGCCCACCTCGCCCGCGCGGCCGTACCCGCTCTGCTGCGCCGGCCGCGGCCCCGCACCGGGCGGTTCGTCGCACTCGCCTCGGCCGCCGCGCATCGCGGGCTGTGGGGACTCGGCGCCTACTGCGCCGCCAAGCACGCCGTGGTCGGCCTGGTCCGCGGCCTGGCCTGCGACCTGCGGGACACCGGCGTGAACGCGGTCGCGGTGTCACCGGGCTCGACGCGCACGGACATGCTGCGGGCCACGGCCGACCTCTACGAGCTGCCGGAGGTCGACAAGCTCGCCGAACAGCAGCTCACCGGACGCCCTCTGGAACCCGAGGAGGTGGCCGCCGTGGTCACCTGGGCCTGCTCCGCCGACTCCTTGGCCGTCACCGGTTCCGTACTGCACGCGGACGGAGGTTTCACCGCATGA
- the mftF gene encoding mycofactocin biosynthesis glycosyltransferase MftF (Members of this protein family, MftF, are glycosyltransferases, members of PF00535 (glycosyl transferase family 2). The encoding gene is found as part of the mycofactocin cassette, in Mycobacterium tuberculosis, many other Actinobacteria, and occasional members of other lineages. Mycofactocin itself, a putative redox carrier, is a heavily modified derivative of the C-terminal Val-Tyr dipeptide of the mycofactocin precursor MftA (TIGR03969).) produces the protein MTLERLPGTFAASAPGSRLAAPAHVTLPDGFTVELAAGTHRSRDGRLMVGGSPLRLVRVTAAAVRRLGEGRFTVTDPASAALARRLLDAGLAHPRLAPAPVGDTTVVIPVRDRADQLDRLLSALRADPETTDLPVLVVDDGSDDPAAVSAVAGRHGARLLSHPSNRGPAAARNTGLRHARTRYVAFCDSDVVPEPGWLAALLAQFADPALALAAPRVTALPVSVPGLLDRYEEIRSPLDMGAAEGPVVPVSALSYVPSATIVVRREAVGPGFDEAMRVGEDVDLCMRLHEAGWRLRYVPSARVGHRHRTDLRSWLAQRAGYGTGAADLALRHPGRVPPLYAAPWSLAACALLLRSRPAPAALAVALTGATAVRVARRMPDADHPARAGALLSLAALRGTAEQLLRCATRHHWPLAAAAAAVDRRARYALVVAAVAEGLLDHHRSGSPLSPLAHTTLRRLDDLAYGWGVWQGAVRRRTAAPLKPRLALRMVSRWTAARP, from the coding sequence ATGACACTCGAACGGCTCCCCGGGACGTTCGCGGCATCCGCGCCGGGCAGCCGGCTCGCCGCCCCCGCGCACGTCACCCTGCCCGACGGGTTCACGGTCGAACTCGCCGCCGGGACGCACCGGTCGAGGGACGGCCGGCTCATGGTCGGCGGTTCACCACTGCGGCTGGTCAGAGTGACCGCCGCGGCCGTCCGCCGGCTCGGTGAGGGCCGGTTCACCGTGACCGACCCGGCGAGCGCCGCGCTCGCCCGGCGGCTCCTGGACGCCGGCCTCGCGCATCCGCGCCTCGCCCCGGCACCCGTCGGCGACACCACCGTCGTCATCCCCGTCCGGGACCGCGCCGACCAGCTCGACCGGCTGCTGAGCGCCCTGCGCGCCGATCCGGAGACCACGGACCTGCCGGTGCTGGTCGTGGACGACGGCTCCGACGACCCCGCCGCCGTGTCCGCCGTGGCCGGCCGGCACGGCGCACGGCTGCTGTCCCACCCGAGCAACCGGGGCCCGGCGGCGGCCCGCAACACCGGGCTGCGTCACGCCCGTACCCGCTACGTGGCGTTCTGCGACTCCGACGTCGTGCCGGAACCCGGATGGCTCGCCGCCCTGCTGGCGCAGTTCGCCGACCCCGCCCTGGCGCTCGCCGCGCCACGGGTGACCGCACTGCCCGTGTCCGTTCCCGGGCTGCTGGACCGGTACGAGGAGATCCGCTCGCCGCTGGACATGGGCGCGGCAGAAGGACCGGTCGTGCCCGTGTCCGCGCTCTCCTACGTGCCGAGCGCGACCATCGTGGTCCGGCGTGAGGCCGTCGGCCCCGGCTTCGACGAGGCCATGCGCGTCGGCGAGGACGTCGACCTGTGCATGCGGCTGCACGAGGCCGGCTGGCGGCTGCGCTACGTCCCCTCCGCCCGCGTGGGCCACCGGCACCGCACCGACCTGCGCAGCTGGCTGGCTCAACGGGCCGGATACGGCACGGGCGCCGCCGACCTGGCACTGCGTCACCCCGGCCGCGTGCCGCCGCTGTACGCCGCCCCCTGGTCGCTGGCCGCCTGCGCCCTTCTGCTGCGCAGCAGGCCGGCCCCGGCGGCACTGGCCGTGGCCCTGACCGGAGCGACCGCTGTGCGCGTGGCCCGCAGGATGCCCGACGCCGACCATCCGGCCCGCGCGGGCGCCCTGCTCTCGCTCGCCGCTCTGCGCGGCACCGCCGAGCAACTGCTGCGCTGCGCCACCCGGCACCACTGGCCGCTCGCCGCCGCCGCGGCCGCCGTCGACCGCCGCGCCCGGTACGCCCTGGTCGTCGCAGCCGTGGCCGAGGGGCTGCTGGACCACCACCGCTCGGGCAGCCCGCTCTCCCCGCTCGCCCACACGACGCTCCGTCGCCTGGACGACCTGGCCTACGGCTGGGGCGTCTGGCAGGGCGCCGTACGCCGCAGGACCGCGGCACCGCTGAAGCCCCGTCTCGCGCTGCGCATGGTGAGCCGCTGGACCGCGGCGCGGCCGTAG
- the acs gene encoding acetate--CoA ligase encodes MSPRSDHRVRPDSPPTAAGEAVPGQPGQAGDDRLAFWARQAERLHWGTEWNTVLDWSDAPFARWFTGGRLNVAYNCVDRHVEAGHGDQVAFHWEGEPGDTRTITYADLRREVCKAANALLSLGLRAGDRVAIQLPMIPEAVFAMLACARLGLPHSVVFGGFSPAALQSRIEDAEARLLITSDGQFRRGRAEPMKANTDEATRNTPCVEHVLVVRRTGIDVPWTDGRDLWWHEVVDAQPDQHIPEDFDAEHPLFILYTSGTTGRPKGILHTSGGYLTQAAYTHGTVFSLDPDADVYWCTADIGWITGHSYIVYGPLANRTTSVMYEGTPNTPHEGRHFEIIEKYGVTVYYTAPTLIRTFMKWGEDVPARYDLSSIGVLGSVGEPINPEAWRWYRKHIGGDRAPVVDTWWQTETGTIMIAPLPGGPAAKPGSAQTPLPGISAKVVDDQGRQVGKGESGYLVLDQPWPSMLRGVWGDDDRYRETYWSRFAAQGYYFAGDGARYDEDGDIWLLGRVDDVMNVSGHRISTAEVESALVSHPAVAEAAVVGASDATTGQAIVAFVILRGGTAWSAGDVTGALREHVAQEIGPIAKPRQIMVVPELPKTRSGKIMRRLLRDVAENREVGDVTTLADASVMDLINAGLADRSPQAG; translated from the coding sequence ATGTCTCCGCGCTCCGACCACCGCGTCCGCCCCGACAGCCCGCCCACCGCAGCGGGCGAAGCGGTGCCCGGACAGCCCGGGCAGGCCGGTGACGACCGTCTGGCGTTCTGGGCGCGGCAGGCAGAGCGGTTGCACTGGGGCACCGAGTGGAACACGGTGCTCGACTGGTCGGACGCTCCGTTCGCCCGCTGGTTCACCGGAGGCCGGCTGAACGTGGCGTACAACTGCGTGGACCGGCACGTCGAGGCCGGCCACGGCGACCAGGTCGCCTTCCACTGGGAGGGTGAGCCGGGTGACACGCGCACGATCACCTATGCCGACCTCAGGCGCGAGGTGTGCAAGGCGGCCAACGCTCTGCTCTCCCTCGGCCTTCGGGCCGGGGACCGGGTCGCCATCCAGCTGCCGATGATCCCCGAGGCCGTCTTCGCCATGCTGGCCTGCGCGCGACTCGGGCTGCCGCACAGCGTCGTGTTCGGCGGGTTCTCCCCGGCCGCGCTCCAGTCCCGTATCGAGGACGCCGAGGCACGGCTGCTGATCACCTCGGACGGCCAGTTCCGCCGGGGCAGGGCCGAGCCGATGAAGGCCAACACCGACGAAGCCACCCGGAATACGCCCTGCGTCGAGCACGTCCTGGTGGTCCGCCGCACCGGCATCGACGTGCCCTGGACCGACGGCCGGGACCTGTGGTGGCACGAGGTGGTGGACGCCCAGCCCGATCAGCACATCCCCGAGGACTTCGACGCCGAGCACCCGTTGTTCATCCTCTACACCTCGGGCACGACCGGTAGGCCGAAGGGCATCCTGCACACCTCGGGCGGCTATCTCACGCAGGCCGCCTACACCCACGGCACGGTCTTCAGCCTCGATCCCGACGCCGACGTCTACTGGTGCACGGCCGACATCGGCTGGATCACCGGGCACTCGTACATCGTCTACGGGCCCCTCGCCAACCGCACGACGTCGGTGATGTACGAGGGAACGCCCAACACTCCGCACGAGGGACGCCACTTCGAGATCATCGAGAAGTACGGCGTCACCGTCTACTACACCGCCCCCACCCTCATCCGCACGTTCATGAAATGGGGAGAGGACGTCCCGGCCCGCTACGACCTGTCGTCGATCGGCGTGCTCGGCAGCGTCGGCGAACCCATCAACCCCGAGGCGTGGCGCTGGTACCGCAAGCACATCGGCGGCGACCGGGCGCCGGTCGTCGACACCTGGTGGCAGACCGAGACCGGCACCATCATGATCGCGCCGCTGCCCGGCGGGCCGGCCGCCAAACCCGGCTCGGCGCAGACGCCGCTGCCGGGGATCTCCGCCAAGGTCGTCGACGACCAGGGCAGGCAGGTCGGCAAGGGCGAGAGCGGCTACCTGGTGCTCGACCAGCCCTGGCCGTCCATGCTGCGCGGCGTCTGGGGCGACGACGACCGCTACCGGGAGACGTACTGGTCCCGCTTCGCCGCACAGGGCTACTACTTCGCCGGGGACGGCGCCCGCTATGACGAGGACGGCGACATCTGGCTGCTCGGCCGGGTCGACGACGTCATGAACGTCTCCGGGCACCGGATCTCCACCGCCGAGGTCGAGTCGGCACTCGTGTCGCACCCCGCGGTGGCCGAGGCCGCCGTGGTCGGAGCCTCGGACGCGACGACGGGCCAGGCCATCGTCGCCTTCGTCATCCTCCGCGGCGGCACGGCCTGGTCCGCGGGGGACGTCACCGGTGCGCTGCGCGAGCACGTGGCCCAGGAGATCGGCCCCATCGCCAAGCCCCGGCAGATCATGGTCGTCCCCGAGCTGCCCAAGACCCGCTCCGGGAAGATCATGCGCCGACTGCTGCGGGACGTCGCGGAGAACCGCGAAGTCGGCGATGTCACCACACTCGCCGACGCCTCGGTCATGGACCTGATCAACGCAGGCCTGGCCGACAGGTCCCCGCAGGCCGGGTGA
- a CDS encoding SDR family NAD(P)-dependent oxidoreductase has protein sequence MGRASTSTGRVVLVTGAGDLAAAVVAGLAERGAHVVLAGAEAEDGHRAAPPGAPLLVLPCAPGDPAALGRAVDTVVDRLGRLDHLVNLVATPSPPGPLMEMDPLALRDVLHSAFVTPLACVQRAYWRWMAAHGGSVVNLVAARARGGPQDAALAGLTELTEWLAAELAPRVDVHALVPGPSLDAGAYQAGAAEVVCELLSRRTDSTHGPVLVLSGDPVCPSRAW, from the coding sequence ATGGGACGCGCAAGCACCTCGACCGGTCGGGTCGTGCTCGTCACCGGTGCGGGCGACCTCGCCGCCGCCGTGGTGGCCGGCCTCGCGGAGCGCGGCGCGCACGTGGTGCTCGCGGGCGCCGAGGCCGAGGACGGCCACCGGGCGGCGCCACCGGGAGCGCCCCTTCTGGTGCTGCCCTGCGCACCCGGTGATCCGGCGGCGCTCGGTCGCGCCGTCGACACGGTCGTCGACCGTCTCGGCCGCCTCGACCACTTGGTGAACCTGGTCGCGACCCCGTCCCCTCCCGGCCCGCTGATGGAGATGGATCCGCTGGCCCTGCGCGACGTCCTGCACAGTGCCTTCGTGACCCCGCTGGCCTGTGTCCAGCGTGCCTACTGGCGGTGGATGGCCGCGCACGGCGGATCGGTGGTCAACCTGGTCGCGGCCAGGGCACGAGGCGGGCCGCAGGACGCCGCCCTGGCCGGCCTGACCGAGCTGACCGAGTGGCTGGCCGCCGAACTGGCGCCCCGGGTCGACGTCCACGCCCTCGTCCCCGGCCCGTCACTGGACGCCGGTGCGTACCAGGCGGGTGCGGCCGAGGTGGTGTGCGAACTCCTGAGCCGCCGGACGGACTCCACACACGGGCCGGTGCTCGTGCTCAGCGGGGATCCCGTCTGTCCTTCCCGGGCCTGGTGA
- a CDS encoding adenylate kinase produces the protein MRLVLIGPPGVGKGTQAAVLSERLGVPHISTGDLFREHVARRTPLGRDAQRYLDTGELVPDHVTGGMVRERLAHPDARHGFLLDGFPRTLPQARELAAILGAAGSTLDAVLEFTAPEEAVVARLLGRGRPDDTEDVIRHRQRVYQHQTAPLLAHYSAILLTVDAVGPVEDVTARALAALSDAERRAG, from the coding sequence ATGCGACTCGTCCTCATCGGCCCTCCTGGAGTGGGCAAAGGCACCCAGGCGGCCGTGCTCAGCGAGCGGCTCGGCGTCCCCCACATCTCCACCGGTGACCTGTTCCGGGAACATGTGGCGCGCCGCACCCCGCTCGGACGGGACGCGCAGCGTTACCTCGACACCGGTGAACTCGTCCCCGACCACGTCACCGGGGGAATGGTCCGGGAGCGGCTCGCGCACCCGGACGCCCGGCACGGCTTCCTCCTCGACGGGTTCCCGCGTACGCTGCCGCAGGCGCGGGAACTCGCCGCCATACTGGGCGCCGCGGGCTCCACACTGGATGCGGTGCTGGAGTTCACCGCTCCGGAAGAAGCCGTCGTGGCCCGGCTGTTGGGCCGCGGCCGGCCGGACGACACCGAAGACGTCATCCGGCACAGGCAGCGGGTGTACCAACACCAGACCGCACCCCTGCTCGCCCACTACTCGGCCATCCTTTTGACGGTCGACGCCGTCGGCCCGGTCGAAGACGTCACGGCGCGGGCCCTGGCGGCCCTGTCGGACGCGGAACGACGGGCCGGATAA
- a CDS encoding PH domain-containing protein, which translates to MDEDGSARVYRRERRRPRRAALLSFVLMGNAVLQTIRTRHDVPLWWAPVALALLVAVGVWGALAEWRAHTVVTAAGVTRQGPLRARTWAWPAVYDLRVEPSGSHALSTQPGWPAYLYDTEGRRFLLPQINEWQLDDPYAEVAALRSQARWYGMPGEQRPGVEARILWRAGQRRGWQWASVAAVVVFVLMLAVALAEDVSGTPANLPLLLLAVPLASFGVLGVLLGRYCAARALRLPR; encoded by the coding sequence ATGGACGAGGACGGCTCGGCACGGGTGTACCGCAGAGAACGCAGACGGCCCCGACGCGCCGCGCTGCTCTCCTTCGTCCTCATGGGCAACGCCGTGTTGCAGACCATCCGCACCCGCCACGACGTACCGCTGTGGTGGGCGCCCGTCGCACTGGCGCTCCTCGTCGCGGTCGGCGTCTGGGGCGCCCTGGCGGAGTGGCGGGCGCACACCGTGGTGACGGCCGCGGGAGTCACCCGGCAGGGTCCCCTGCGGGCGCGCACCTGGGCCTGGCCGGCCGTCTACGACCTGCGCGTCGAGCCCTCCGGCAGCCACGCCCTGAGCACGCAGCCCGGGTGGCCGGCCTACCTGTACGACACCGAGGGCCGCCGCTTCCTGCTGCCGCAGATCAACGAGTGGCAGCTCGACGACCCCTACGCCGAGGTCGCCGCTCTGCGCTCGCAGGCCCGGTGGTATGGCATGCCCGGCGAGCAGCGGCCCGGGGTCGAGGCCCGGATCCTGTGGCGGGCCGGGCAGCGCCGGGGATGGCAGTGGGCGAGCGTCGCGGCGGTGGTGGTGTTCGTCCTCATGCTCGCCGTCGCCCTCGCCGAGGACGTCTCCGGGACACCGGCGAACCTCCCCCTGCTCCTCCTGGCCGTGCCGCTCGCCTCCTTCGGCGTGCTCGGGGTCCTGCTCGGCCGGTACTGCGCCGCCCGCGCCCTGCGGCTGCCGCGCTGA
- a CDS encoding inositol monophosphatase family protein codes for MDYAFDAPPVDRELLDFAVRLAHRAGQMSAQGFFSDDWHSRLKEDGTEVTEIDVAVEELIREELSRRMPDDGIFGEEGGATSGLSGRRWIIDPVNGTKYFTHRVPLFSNDLAYEDEYGPAIGVINMPLSQQMIVAGRGLGCWVLPGPHPDLQSGRRAQVTERTGLGGARTLMHNPAGWPEELLCALHRRVLLVPSTGMIVALVTGRADAGVIAGPPMGYEDIAPMPVIVTEAGGRVTDLDGASVLEGDMSVLVTNGRLHEKFLQLVNGLPHSRDYRALDDGE; via the coding sequence ATGGATTACGCGTTCGATGCCCCTCCCGTCGACCGGGAGCTTCTGGACTTCGCAGTCCGCCTGGCCCACCGCGCCGGGCAGATGTCGGCGCAAGGCTTCTTCAGCGATGACTGGCACAGCCGCCTCAAGGAGGACGGCACCGAGGTCACCGAGATCGACGTGGCGGTTGAAGAGCTGATCAGGGAGGAGCTGAGCCGGCGGATGCCGGACGACGGGATCTTCGGAGAGGAGGGCGGTGCAACCAGCGGGTTATCAGGACGGCGATGGATCATCGACCCCGTCAACGGCACGAAGTACTTCACCCACCGAGTGCCGCTGTTCTCGAACGATCTCGCCTACGAGGACGAGTACGGACCCGCAATCGGTGTGATCAACATGCCCCTGAGCCAGCAGATGATCGTGGCGGGCCGTGGTCTGGGCTGCTGGGTGCTGCCGGGTCCGCACCCGGACCTGCAATCGGGCCGCCGCGCCCAGGTCACGGAACGGACCGGCCTCGGCGGGGCAAGGACGCTGATGCACAACCCGGCCGGTTGGCCGGAGGAACTCCTTTGCGCTCTCCACCGCCGGGTCCTCCTGGTGCCCTCGACCGGCATGATCGTAGCCCTGGTGACGGGCCGAGCCGATGCCGGCGTCATCGCCGGTCCGCCGATGGGCTACGAGGACATCGCTCCGATGCCGGTCATCGTCACAGAGGCGGGCGGCCGGGTGACCGACCTGGACGGCGCGTCCGTGCTGGAAGGCGACATGTCGGTGCTGGTCACCAACGGTCGACTGCACGAGAAGTTCCTGCAGTTGGTGAACGGCCTTCCGCACAGCCGCGACTATCGGGCCCTCGATGATGGTGAATAG
- a CDS encoding GNAT family N-acetyltransferase: MDHTHPEGRQADTEHVLDNPVYASLSSPHHAHLARGRGRVLRYLDDVAPFLGLPDHPTEQDWADAAQILGSGTAVHVHPAEPAPPAWNVIDRFDLVQMTASAVVEGAADPRAIRLEAADVPEMLDLTRRTAPGPFLRRTIELGTYFGIRQGRTLIAMAGERMRAPGWVEISAVCTAPEHQGKGLGSSLMRTLIGHITARGDNAFLHVAATNTSAVRLYKALGFTIRRELPLTVLRPPTL, translated from the coding sequence ATGGATCACACTCATCCCGAGGGCCGGCAGGCCGACACCGAACACGTCCTGGACAACCCGGTCTACGCGTCGCTGTCCAGCCCGCACCACGCCCACCTGGCCCGCGGACGCGGACGCGTCCTGCGCTACCTGGACGACGTAGCGCCCTTCCTGGGTTTGCCGGATCACCCGACGGAGCAGGACTGGGCCGATGCCGCACAGATCCTGGGCTCCGGCACCGCCGTCCACGTCCACCCTGCGGAACCGGCGCCCCCCGCCTGGAACGTCATCGACCGGTTCGACCTCGTGCAGATGACCGCGTCCGCAGTTGTGGAGGGTGCTGCCGACCCGCGGGCGATACGCCTCGAAGCCGCAGACGTTCCCGAGATGCTGGATCTCACGCGTCGCACCGCGCCCGGCCCCTTCCTCCGCCGGACCATCGAACTAGGCACGTATTTCGGCATTCGCCAGGGCCGTACGCTGATCGCCATGGCCGGCGAGCGCATGCGTGCTCCGGGCTGGGTGGAGATCAGCGCCGTCTGCACCGCACCCGAGCATCAGGGCAAGGGCCTTGGCAGCAGTCTCATGAGAACCCTGATCGGTCACATCACCGCACGCGGAGACAATGCCTTCCTGCACGTTGCCGCAACCAACACCAGCGCCGTCCGACTCTACAAGGCTCTCGGTTTCACCATCCGGCGTGAGCTCCCCCTCACCGTGCTGCGGCCTCCAACCCTCTGA
- a CDS encoding helix-turn-helix transcriptional regulator: MQRNEGLGDFLRARRAAMDPRRLGIHDPTPRRVPGLRREELAALAGVSVDYYTRLEQGRPISPSEAVLDALANALQLDPAERSYLHAVARQPGGGRRRASRAVQKVRPGVHALLARLGDTPAFVLGRRTSILAANRMAGALLADFDAMPARDRNVVRWVVLDEAARSLFGEGWEKIASEFVGVLRMDAARYPDDAATAELVGELSMKCEHFRRWWAGQKVVVHSYGTKTLHHPIVGDLTLRTEVLAFPGDADQSQYTFLADPCSPSDEAMTVLSAWAAEQAHSHPPKAAPATPRR, translated from the coding sequence ATGCAGCGGAACGAAGGCCTCGGCGACTTCCTGCGCGCCCGGCGTGCGGCGATGGATCCCCGGCGGCTCGGCATCCACGACCCCACGCCCCGCCGGGTGCCCGGGCTGCGCAGGGAGGAACTGGCCGCGTTGGCGGGCGTCAGCGTGGACTACTACACACGCCTGGAACAAGGCAGGCCCATTTCCCCCTCGGAAGCCGTTCTCGACGCCCTGGCGAACGCTCTGCAGCTCGACCCGGCGGAACGCAGCTACCTGCACGCGGTGGCCCGTCAGCCGGGCGGGGGCCGCCGGCGCGCATCCCGCGCGGTGCAGAAGGTGCGCCCCGGCGTGCACGCGCTGCTCGCCCGCCTCGGCGACACTCCCGCCTTCGTGCTGGGACGGCGCACCAGCATCCTGGCCGCCAACCGCATGGCCGGTGCCCTGCTCGCCGACTTCGACGCGATGCCCGCCCGCGACCGCAACGTCGTCCGCTGGGTGGTCCTCGACGAGGCCGCCCGGTCGCTCTTCGGGGAGGGCTGGGAAAAGATCGCCTCCGAGTTCGTGGGCGTGCTGCGCATGGATGCCGCCCGCTACCCCGACGACGCGGCCACCGCCGAGCTCGTGGGCGAACTGTCCATGAAGTGCGAACACTTCCGCCGCTGGTGGGCCGGACAGAAGGTCGTCGTCCACAGTTACGGCACGAAGACCCTCCACCACCCGATCGTCGGCGACCTCACCCTGCGCACCGAAGTGCTGGCCTTCCCCGGCGATGCCGACCAGAGTCAGTACACCTTCCTCGCCGACCCCTGTTCACCGTCCGACGAGGCTATGACGGTGCTGTCCGCCTGGGCCGCCGAACAGGCCCACTCCCACCCGCCGAAGGCGGCACCGGCCACGCCCCGCCGGTGA
- a CDS encoding SDR family oxidoreductase, whose translation MSSTWLVTGATSGFGRLVAERALTAGAHVIAVGRRGDRLVALAGQAPRGQVTAVPLDITSPDAEEVLAAAVRSAGGLDVLVNNAGYGLFGSLEQIPAAEARAVFETNVLANLAVLRATLPALRAARGRIVQLSSLIGQFAWPSSGLYAASKGAVELLSEALAHELAPTGAKVTIIEPGTFATEFAASLHVVAPDDVYAPTVGKFLTDFAAQPPQAFGDPEAVADAIMAVTTMENPPLRLAVGADAVDGIRASLRSRLAELDRWESFPSVPATEGV comes from the coding sequence ATGTCTTCCACCTGGCTCGTCACCGGCGCGACCTCCGGCTTCGGCCGTCTCGTCGCCGAGCGTGCCCTCACCGCCGGTGCCCATGTGATCGCCGTGGGCCGGCGCGGCGACCGGCTCGTCGCGCTGGCCGGCCAGGCCCCGCGGGGCCAGGTCACCGCCGTACCGCTGGACATCACCTCGCCAGACGCGGAGGAGGTCCTGGCCGCCGCCGTGCGCTCGGCAGGAGGACTCGACGTGCTGGTCAACAATGCGGGGTACGGTCTGTTCGGATCCCTCGAGCAGATTCCGGCCGCCGAAGCCCGGGCGGTCTTCGAAACCAACGTGCTGGCCAACCTCGCCGTCCTGCGTGCCACGCTCCCCGCGCTGCGGGCCGCACGGGGGAGGATCGTGCAGCTGTCCTCGCTCATCGGCCAGTTCGCCTGGCCGTCCTCCGGTCTGTATGCGGCGTCCAAGGGCGCTGTGGAGCTGCTCAGCGAGGCCCTCGCCCACGAACTGGCTCCTACGGGAGCCAAGGTCACCATCATCGAGCCGGGCACCTTCGCAACCGAGTTCGCCGCCAGCCTCCATGTCGTCGCTCCCGACGACGTCTACGCGCCGACGGTCGGCAAGTTCCTCACGGACTTCGCCGCCCAGCCACCCCAGGCCTTCGGTGACCCCGAGGCCGTCGCGGACGCGATCATGGCGGTGACGACGATGGAGAACCCGCCGCTGCGCCTGGCCGTCGGGGCCGACGCCGTCGACGGCATCCGGGCCTCCCTCCGCTCGCGCCTCGCCGAACTCGACCGCTGGGAGTCCTTCCCGAGCGTGCCGGCCACTGAGGGTGTCTGA